In Phoenix dactylifera cultivar Barhee BC4 chromosome 11, palm_55x_up_171113_PBpolish2nd_filt_p, whole genome shotgun sequence, the following are encoded in one genomic region:
- the LOC103709447 gene encoding basic leucine zipper 61-like: MAQLPPKIPTTMPPIWANFGLQRPPFSIPASGSPLLPTPSPPAPGSQHSWVDEFLDFSSAKRSSHRRSASDSITFVEAAATAEFDGLDDHQLMSMFPDDVPPSSSPSAGATLPVSSSNPSTPSDHNSINDDKPATLSDQLTAVMESAEEAQSARKAGPPAPAQAQAAAGPDPKRVKRILANRQSAQRSRVRKLQYISELERSVTTLQTEVSALSPRVAFLDHQRSILTVGNSHLKQRIAALAQDKIFKDAHQEALRNEIERLKQVYRQQNLKRMPAPTSDHPMRTGKELAS; encoded by the exons atgGCTCAGCTCCCTCCCAAGATCCCCACCACCATGCCCCCAATCTGGGCCAACTTCGGCCTCCAACGTCCCCCCTTCTCCATCCCTGCGTCCggctcccccctcctccccaccccctcgcCGCCAGCTCCCGGCTCCCAGCATTCGTGGGTCGACGAATTCCTCGACTTCTCCTCGGCCAAGCGCAGCTCCCACCGCCGCTCTGCCAGCGACTCAATCACCTTCGTCGAGGCTGCCGCCACCGCCGAATTCGATGGCCTTGACGACCACCAGCTCATGTCCATGTTCCCTGACGACGTCCCCCCGTCTTCATCCCCCTCCGCCGGTGCCACGCTCCCCGTCTCGTCTTCCAACCCGTCCACGCCGTCCGACCACAACAGCATCAACGATGACAAGCCTGCCACCTTGTCCGACCAGCTGACCGCAGTGATGGAGTCAGCTGAGGAGGCGCAGAGTGCCCGCAAGGCCGGGCCGCCGGCGCCGGCACAAGCTCAAGCGGCCGCAGGGCCGGACCCCAAGAGAGTCAAGAG GATATTAGCCAACCGGCAGTCCGCGCAGAGGTCGCGAGTGAGGAAGCTGCAGTACATCTCGGAGCTCGAGCGCAGCGTAACAACGTTGCAG ACCGAGGTGTCAGCCCTGTCGCCTCGGGTCGCATTCCTCGATCACCAGCGCTCCATTCTTACGGTGGGGAACAGCCATCTCAAGCAGCGGATTGCAGCCTTGGCGCAGGACAAAATCTTTAAAGATG CCCACCAAGAAGCATTAAGGAACGAGATCGAGAGGCTAAAGCAAGTATATCGCCAGCAGAATCTTAAAAGAATGCCTGCTCCCACCTCTGATCACCCCATGCGCACAGGGAAAGAGCTGGCTAGCTGA